One Hippoglossus hippoglossus isolate fHipHip1 chromosome 13, fHipHip1.pri, whole genome shotgun sequence genomic window carries:
- the srsf1a gene encoding serine/arginine-rich splicing factor 1A isoform X2, whose amino-acid sequence MKLVSNMTDSIRASVVSPVSVLHSRGVLMYKMYCFTTRDADDAVYGRDGYDYDGYRLRVEFPRSGRGSRGGFGGIGGAPRGRYGPPSRRSEYRVIVSGLPQSGSWQDLKDHMREAGDVCYADVFRDGTGVVEFVRKEDMTYAVRKLDNTKFRSHEGETAYIRVKLDGPRSPSYGRSRSRSRGSRSRSRSRSASRSRSNSRGRGRGSPRYSPRHSRSRSRS is encoded by the exons ATGAAGCTAGTCTCCAACATGACTGACTCCATCCGTGCCAGCGTTGTCTCCCCCGTGTCAGTGCTGCACTCCCGAGGCGTGTTAATGTACAAAATGTACTGTTTTACGACCAGGGACGCAGATGACGCGGTCTACGGACGCGATGGTTATGACTACGACGGCTACAGACTGCGAGTGGAGTTCCCCCGGAGCGGCCGGGGCTCCCGAGGCGGGTTTGGAGGGATCGGCGGAGCCCCGAGAGGCAGATACGGGCCCCCGTCCAGACGCTCCGAGTACAGGGTCATCGTGTCAG GGCTCCCACAGAGCGGCAGCTGGCAGGACCTGAAGGACCACATGCGCGAGGCTGGTGACGTGTGCTACGCTGATGTTTTCAGAGACGGAACCGGGGTTGTAGAATTTGTGCGCAAAGAGGACATGACCTATGCCGTTCGAAAGCTGGACAACACCAAATTCCGCTCGCATGAG GGAGAGACTGCTTACATTCGTGTGAAATTAGACGGTCCCCGCAGCCCAAGTTACGGAAGATCACGCTCCCGCAGTCGTGGCAGCCGGAGCAGAAGCCGCAGTCGCAGCGCCAGCCGCAGTCGCAGCAATTCCCGTGGCCGAGGCAGAGGATCGCCCCGCTACTCGCCTCGTCACAGCCGCTCTCGCTCCCGTTCCTAA
- the srsf1a gene encoding serine/arginine-rich splicing factor 1A isoform X3 → MKLSPVSVLHSRGVLMYKMYCFTTRDADDAVYGRDGYDYDGYRLRVEFPRSGRGSRGGFGGIGGAPRGRYGPPSRRSEYRVIVSGLPQSGSWQDLKDHMREAGDVCYADVFRDGTGVVEFVRKEDMTYAVRKLDNTKFRSHEGETAYIRVKLDGPRSPSYGRSRSRSRGSRSRSRSRSASRSRSNSRGRGRGSPRYSPRHSRSRSRS, encoded by the exons ATGAAGC TCTCCCCCGTGTCAGTGCTGCACTCCCGAGGCGTGTTAATGTACAAAATGTACTGTTTTACGACCAGGGACGCAGATGACGCGGTCTACGGACGCGATGGTTATGACTACGACGGCTACAGACTGCGAGTGGAGTTCCCCCGGAGCGGCCGGGGCTCCCGAGGCGGGTTTGGAGGGATCGGCGGAGCCCCGAGAGGCAGATACGGGCCCCCGTCCAGACGCTCCGAGTACAGGGTCATCGTGTCAG GGCTCCCACAGAGCGGCAGCTGGCAGGACCTGAAGGACCACATGCGCGAGGCTGGTGACGTGTGCTACGCTGATGTTTTCAGAGACGGAACCGGGGTTGTAGAATTTGTGCGCAAAGAGGACATGACCTATGCCGTTCGAAAGCTGGACAACACCAAATTCCGCTCGCATGAG GGAGAGACTGCTTACATTCGTGTGAAATTAGACGGTCCCCGCAGCCCAAGTTACGGAAGATCACGCTCCCGCAGTCGTGGCAGCCGGAGCAGAAGCCGCAGTCGCAGCGCCAGCCGCAGTCGCAGCAATTCCCGTGGCCGAGGCAGAGGATCGCCCCGCTACTCGCCTCGTCACAGCCGCTCTCGCTCCCGTTCCTAA
- the srsf1a gene encoding serine/arginine-rich splicing factor 1A isoform X1: MSGVVRGPAGNNDCRIYVGNLPPDIRTKDVEDVFYKYGTIRDIDLKNRRGGPPFAFIEFEDPRDADDAVYGRDGYDYDGYRLRVEFPRSGRGSRGGFGGIGGAPRGRYGPPSRRSEYRVIVSGLPQSGSWQDLKDHMREAGDVCYADVFRDGTGVVEFVRKEDMTYAVRKLDNTKFRSHEGETAYIRVKLDGPRSPSYGRSRSRSRGSRSRSRSRSASRSRSNSRGRGRGSPRYSPRHSRSRSRS; this comes from the exons ATGTCGGGTGTTGTGCGAGGCCCCGCCGGGAACAACGACTGTCGAATCTACGTGGGGAATCTGCCCCCCGACATCCGCACCAAGGACGTGGAGGACGTGTTCTACAAGTACGGCACCATTCGGGACATCGACCTGAAGAACCGGAGAGGGGGCCCGCCGTTCGCCTTCATTGAGTTCGAGGACCCGAG GGACGCAGATGACGCGGTCTACGGACGCGATGGTTATGACTACGACGGCTACAGACTGCGAGTGGAGTTCCCCCGGAGCGGCCGGGGCTCCCGAGGCGGGTTTGGAGGGATCGGCGGAGCCCCGAGAGGCAGATACGGGCCCCCGTCCAGACGCTCCGAGTACAGGGTCATCGTGTCAG GGCTCCCACAGAGCGGCAGCTGGCAGGACCTGAAGGACCACATGCGCGAGGCTGGTGACGTGTGCTACGCTGATGTTTTCAGAGACGGAACCGGGGTTGTAGAATTTGTGCGCAAAGAGGACATGACCTATGCCGTTCGAAAGCTGGACAACACCAAATTCCGCTCGCATGAG GGAGAGACTGCTTACATTCGTGTGAAATTAGACGGTCCCCGCAGCCCAAGTTACGGAAGATCACGCTCCCGCAGTCGTGGCAGCCGGAGCAGAAGCCGCAGTCGCAGCGCCAGCCGCAGTCGCAGCAATTCCCGTGGCCGAGGCAGAGGATCGCCCCGCTACTCGCCTCGTCACAGCCGCTCTCGCTCCCGTTCCTAA
- the aldoca gene encoding fructose-bisphosphate aldolase C-A: protein MTHQFPALSEAQKRELHETALRIVSPGKGILAADESVGSMAKRLAQVGVENTEQNRRQYRQILFSADDRISSCIGGIIFFHETLYQHFDNGVPFVKMIRDRGILVGVKVDKGVVPLAGTFGESTAQGLDGLSERCAQYKKDGALFAKWRCVLKISDTNPSKLAITENANVLARYSSICQQHGIVPVIEPEILPDGDHDLKRCQYVTEKVLAAVYKAMSDHHVYLEGTLLKPNMVTPGHSCSTKYSPEEVAMATLTALRRTVPPAVTGVAFLSGGQSEEEASVHLNAINNCPLAKPWILTFSFGRALQASALRAWRGHKENEKAATEQFIKRAEVNSLACQGKYTGGENCGEDYQLIYGSCYAY from the exons ATGACGCACCAGTTCCCCGCGCTCTCCGAGGCGCAGAAGAGGGAGCTGCATGAGACTGCTCTACGCATAGTTTCTCCAGGGAAGGGCATCCTGGCTGCAGATGAGTCTGTAG GCAGCATGGCCAAGCGGCTGGCCCAGGTGGGAGTGGAGAACACGGAGCAGAACCGCAGACAGTACCGGCAGATTCTCTTCAGTGCGGACGATCGCATCAGCAGCTGCATTGGCGGCATCATCTTCTTCCACGAGACGCTGTACCAGCACTTTGACAACGGGGTCCCCTTCGTCAAGATGATCCGGGACAGGGGGATCCTGGTCGGTGTCAAG GTTGACAAGGGCGTCGTCCCCCTGGCAGGAACTTTTGGGGAATCCACCGCACAGG GTCTGGATGGTTTGTCGGAGCGCTGTGCACAGTATAAGAAGGATGGAGCCCTCTTTGCAAAGTGGCGCTGCGTGCTGAAGATCAGTGACACCAATCCATCCAAACTGGCCATCACAGAAAATGCAAACGTTCTTGCACGCTACTCTAGTATCTGCCAGCAG CATGGTATTGTGCCCGTCATAGAGCCGGAGATCCTGCCTGACGGAGATCATGACCTGAAACGCTGCCAGTACGTCACTGAGAAG GTCCTGGCTGCCGTGTACAAAGCCATGTCGGACCACCACGTGTACCTGGAGGGCACCCTCCTCAAACCCAACATGGTGACACCTGGACACAGCTGTTCCACCAAGTACAGCCCGGAGGAGGTTGCTATGGCGACCCTGACCGCCTTGCGCCGCACCGTTCCCCCGGCGGTCACAG GAGTGGCTTTTCTCTCGGGCGGTCAGAGCGAAGAGGAGGCCTCTGTCCACCTCAACGCCATCAACAACTGCCCCCTGGCCAAACCCTGGATCCTGACCTTCTCCTTTGGCCGAGCCCTGCAGGCGTCCGCCCTCCGAGCCTGGAGAGGCCACAAGGAGAACGAGAAGGCCGCCACTGAGCAGTTCATCAAGAGAGCAGAG GTGAACAGCCTGGCATGTCAGGGGAAGTACACAGGTGGAGAAAACTGTGGTGAAGATTACCAGCTTATTTATGGATCCTGTTATGCATACTGA